One Streptococcus sp. zg-86 DNA window includes the following coding sequences:
- a CDS encoding YceD family protein has translation MFHIYDIQKKPEGISFEETLELSGELMERNTDILALSPIRVTGRVSFEAGLFLLNYQMAYDITLASSRSMKPVVLSEDFSVDEIFVANEQVLKDQDLVEEDLVLVVEEDTIVLAESVADNILLHIPLKVLTPEEAAGEDLPSGNNWTVMTEESYAAATQEKKEASSPFAQLQGLFEEE, from the coding sequence ATGTTTCATATCTATGATATTCAGAAAAAACCAGAAGGAATCTCCTTTGAAGAGACCCTTGAACTCTCTGGTGAGTTAATGGAACGAAATACAGATATCTTAGCTCTTTCACCGATTAGAGTGACAGGCCGAGTGAGTTTTGAAGCAGGACTCTTTCTTTTGAATTATCAAATGGCCTATGACATTACCCTTGCTTCAAGTCGTTCAATGAAACCAGTTGTGCTCTCGGAGGACTTTTCTGTTGACGAAATCTTTGTAGCGAATGAACAAGTACTGAAAGACCAAGATTTGGTGGAAGAGGATTTGGTGCTTGTCGTTGAAGAAGATACCATTGTGCTAGCTGAAAGTGTAGCTGATAATATCTTATTGCACATTCCACTCAAGGTATTGACACCTGAAGAAGCAGCTGGAGAGGATCTCCCGTCAGGAAACAATTGGACGGTCATGACAGAAGAGAGTTATGCGGCAGCAACTCAAGAGAAAAAAGAAGCAAGCAGTCCCTTTGCCCAATTACAAGGACTTTTTGAGGAAGAATGA
- the trxB gene encoding thioredoxin-disulfide reductase: protein MYDTIIIGAGPAGMTAALYAARSNLKVALLERGIYGGQMNNTAEIENYPGYDNISGPELAEKMFAPLDKFGVEHLFGQVVRVETDGPVKRVVTEDTTLEAHTIVLAMGAKHRLLGVPGEDTYNSRGVSYCAVCDGAFFRGQDLLVVGGGDSAVEEALFLTQFANTVTIVHRRDELRAQKVIQERAFANEKIQFIWDSVVEEIKGDDIKVQEVLIKNVKTGQVTTHAFGGVFIYVGLDPMTEAVLDLGITDEQGWVVTDEQMATRQSGIFAIGDIRQKQLRQITTAVGDGAIAGQEVYHYITDHVK from the coding sequence ATGTACGATACCATTATTATTGGAGCAGGTCCAGCAGGAATGACCGCAGCTTTATATGCTGCTCGTAGCAATTTAAAAGTAGCTCTTTTAGAACGTGGAATTTACGGTGGGCAGATGAATAACACTGCTGAGATTGAAAATTATCCAGGTTACGATAATATTAGTGGACCAGAATTGGCTGAAAAAATGTTTGCACCCCTTGATAAATTTGGTGTAGAGCATCTTTTTGGTCAGGTCGTTCGTGTGGAGACAGATGGACCTGTCAAACGGGTTGTGACAGAAGACACAACCTTGGAAGCCCATACGATTGTTCTTGCGATGGGGGCAAAACATCGTTTGCTAGGAGTACCTGGTGAAGACACCTACAATAGCCGTGGTGTGTCTTATTGTGCAGTCTGTGACGGAGCCTTTTTCCGTGGTCAGGACTTGTTAGTTGTTGGTGGTGGTGATTCTGCCGTTGAGGAAGCCCTTTTCTTGACTCAGTTTGCCAATACTGTGACTATTGTTCACCGACGTGATGAATTACGTGCCCAAAAAGTTATCCAAGAACGTGCCTTTGCCAATGAAAAGATTCAGTTTATCTGGGACAGCGTTGTCGAAGAAATCAAGGGTGATGACATCAAGGTACAAGAAGTCTTGATAAAAAATGTGAAGACAGGCCAAGTAACAACTCATGCCTTTGGTGGTGTATTTATTTATGTTGGTCTTGATCCAATGACAGAAGCAGTCCTTGATTTAGGAATTACCGATGAGCAAGGTTGGGTTGTGACAGATGAGCAAATGGCTACTCGCCAATCAGGAATTTTTGCAATCGGCGATATTCGTCAAAAACAATTGCGTCAAATTACAACAGCTGTTGGGGATGGAGCAATCGCTGGTCAAGAGGTCTACCACTATATCACAGACCATGTGAAGTAA
- a CDS encoding DUF4059 family protein, protein MLQILLGLYIKSLLIATVLVILVSVGWFLLRLLKKKDKTLQERQEVLFDLLIINVMTIPILSFGIVGILLMMRV, encoded by the coding sequence ATGTTACAAATACTATTAGGGCTATATATTAAAAGCCTATTGATTGCAACAGTCTTGGTTATCCTTGTCAGTGTTGGATGGTTTTTACTCCGCCTCCTCAAGAAAAAAGACAAAACGCTCCAAGAACGCCAAGAGGTTCTCTTTGATTTATTAATTATCAATGTTATGACCATTCCCATTTTATCATTTGGGATTGTCGGCATTTTGTTGATGATGAGAGTATAA